The Hevea brasiliensis isolate MT/VB/25A 57/8 chromosome 9, ASM3005281v1, whole genome shotgun sequence nucleotide sequence agTAATActtaggggagagcagttttcggtttaaattaaaaaatcgaatcgaaccgattgaattcgtttcaataggtttggttttaaaattcaatcggttcggttcggtttacaattttaataatttcggttaatcggttcagttcggttattttcataaaaaaattaaaaaaaccgaaccgaaccgaaattattaatatatataggaaataaaaaaatcaaatcgaattgaatcaaaccgaatcgaatcgaaccgaaatcaaagaaaaccgaaccgaaccttaaggtttttgagttttgatttctaatttttttttgtttttatgtttttattatttagatttaatgttaaaaatataaaattttataaatttcggtttgattggTTTAAAACCGAATGAAACTAATATTTATCGgtttgattcggttcggttttctcttatcaatcggttcggtttgatttttaaaattttttatttttaattttcgattttatcggttcggttcgattcggaaccgaaccgaccgtttgcacacccctagtaATACTGAGAACGAACAAACGAGGAAAATGGAAATCATGTATTGCCTGAGGCTTTTATTGTTTTACCATGTTCTCTATTTCCCCATCACTGTTGAGCATGGCCTTCAACCTTATTTCCTTCAGTAGCTTCTCAGATGGAGTATGTCTCTACAACAATTAAAAACATGAGTGCTGCTAAATAGCTCAATTTGAGCTGGCTCAAATGGTATTAATGTATGTAGTTTTACTATTATACCCTTAAAAGAAAGAGAGGAAACAATTTAAAAATGGCTTCAAAGCTTGGAGCTGGTAAGATAGCTCATTTCATGGCTCATGCAAAGGAAAGCGTGCATGCAACAAGCTATTATTGCTTGCAGCCATGCACACCATTCAAGAACTGATGATTCGATGAGTGTGTCTACTGCATTAATGCATGCACATATGAGCTAACACATGCAGCAGTGATGAGCATTCCTTGTTTTTGCCTtccttaaaatattttcattctttgtttttgccttccttaaaatattttcattctttgttttttcttttaaaattgattcattcTCTcagttttttcaatttttttatggcGGGGTTAAGTCAGGGAAGGCCATATCGTAGGCAAttgtttgatgagatatttgattttagtgaagatgatagTTTGTTCACTGAAGATGTGGAGGAAGATGAATCAGCTGGTGATCAAGATATGAACGAAGGAGGCATTAGAGCAAAGAGCAAACACTAATGCTATTGAAGAAGGTCCTCTAACAGGGATGTTATTTCCTTGTATCAGCACTATGTTCAACTTCTATAAAGAACATGCTAGATTGAAAGGTTTTAGTGTTTTCAAAAGATCGATTAATGTACGGTGGATCTCGCAAATATCAAACAATTAGTTGCGATAAAGGAAGGAAAGCAATTGGTGCGAAATCATCAAAAGGATAAATTGTCTGCAAAGATTAATGCAATCCTAAGAGAAAATGGAATGTGGCAGATTTCAAAAGTTATTTCAAGTCACAATCACGAATTGGAACCTTCTATGTCTAGATTGATGGTTGCTCACAGGTCACTGAATATGGATATGAAGAGGAGATTGGAGGCAAACGATATAGCTGGCATAAGACCCGCAAAAAGCATTAGGTTGCTTGAAGTTCAAGCAGGTGGACTAGAAAATTTAAGCTGTTTGTCAAAGGATTGTCGAAACTTCATTGAGCGAAAGAGGAGGCTACGACTTGGTGATGGTGATGCTGAGGCTATACATAAGTTGTTTGTGAGAATGCAACGAAACGATCCTGAGTTTTTCTATTCATTTGATCTTGATGATGATTCCAGGCTTTCAAATGTTCTATGGGTTCATCCTCGTAGTCGAGCTGCTTACGAGGAATTCAATGATGTTGTTAGTTTTGACACTACTTACCTTGTTAATCGATACAAGTTGCCATTTGCCACCATTGTTGGAGTAAATCATCATGGGCAATCTATTTTATTAGGATGCGCCTTGATCTCACATGAAGATGTAAACACTTTTAAGTGGTTGTTCATGACGTGGCTTGAAGCAATGGAAGATGTTCATCCTAATTCTATTCTTACATATCAATGCGAGAGCATGAGGAAAGCCATTAGGGAGGTAATGCCTAATACTAGACACAGATTTTGCTTGTGGCATATATTATGCAAGGTACCTGAGAAGTTTAAGGGTGTTACTGATTATGATAGTGCATGCCTTGAGTTTAAAGCTGTAATATATGATAGCTTAACCATCGAGATGTTTGAGAGAAATTGGAATGAGTTTGTGGTGAAGTATGGGTTGGAAAGAAATGAATGGCTTTCCAAACTATATGTTGATAGGGAGTATTGGGTTCCAATTTATCTCAATCACACATTTTGGGCTGGAATGGTTTCGACTCAAAGGAGTGAGAGCATGCATGCCTATTTTGATGGGTATGTTAACTCAATGAGCACACTAAAGCAATTTGTGGAGCAGTATGAGATTGCTATGTGTGACAAGAATGAAAAGGAGTTCTATGCTGATTTCAAATCAAAAAACACAGTTGTAAATTGCATATCTGTTTTTAAATGGGAACAACAGTTTCAAAAGGCATTTACTAATTCAATATTCAAGCTCGTTCAAGAGGAGATTAAACGAATGTGGTATTGCCATGTCATTCAGCCAACTGAAGAGGGAAGGCGTGAAGCAGATAATGAGCCAGGAATTGAGAGACATAAAATTATGGAGAAATCCATAATCAACAACTGGTTTCGGAGGGAGTTTGTTTATGATGTAGAGTACAGGGAAAATGGCCAATATTTCAGCTGCAATTATAAGAAATTCGAATCAAAAGGAATATTGTGCTGCCATATCATGAGGTTGATGTCACTCAAAGACATAAAGTTCATCAACGAACGATATTTGCTTAGGCGATGGAGAAAAGATGTTAACCGTGTCCATAGTAAAAAGTTTTTTCACGGAGGGTACCCACATATGACAGAGGAGTTTGAGAAATACAGGGAGATGGAGAGGTTATTTCAAGAAGCATCCGATTTGGCTTACGATGACAATAAGATCAAATTTGTGAAACAACGGTTGGCTGAATTGAAGCGGGATTTATTGAGCTGGAATGATGGAATGATTGCTCCTACCAGTAATGCACAGGTTACTATTGACACTAACAATGTTGATGAAAACGAAGAAAATGAAAGAGTTATTCTTAATCCACATGTGACTCGTAGTCGTGGACGGCCACGAATAAACAGGCACAGATCAGTAAGGGAGATCACTCAACGAGCAAATTCTGGTAGGAATAGAAAGCGATGGAAGGCGGCGTAGAGGTCGACCAAGAAACAATATTAACTCGAATATTGCTGAgcaggtatatatatatttttaaatcagtactaatgttatttatttcatttttttttagatatttcaTGTAACTTGTGTCCTTTTACATGTAAAGGTTGGGCCGCATAATAGCCAAACACCAGGCAGCCAAACACAAGGAAATGTTGCTGATGCTGTAATTAATCCGATTGTCAGTGGAACTATACCAAGCCATCATAGTATTAGGCATTAAGGAACCCATTATACTACTAAGCATTACAATGGAACTGGTTAAGAAATTAGAATAGTATCATCAATGTAAtagcaatttttttaaattttattacaacttatcTTATGAAATAGTCAGAGTTGCGTTTATAACTTATCAAAATTAGTTAGCTAATTTTAGTCTGCTTCTGCTTCTTATGTAAGCAAGACGTagcatattatataatttattataactcGTGTAAGATCATTTTTCTTGTTAAGTTGAGATTACATTTCTGGATTATAATCATAGCCATGGTCGGACAGTGCTAAATGGCACAAATGTTGTGGCACAAATAGCACAAATGCTTATAAAATGACATAACTatccttattaaaattttgaatggaaGAGATGTCAAGAGATAGAGTATAATTTGAATTTTCATTATCTCTCTTCTATCTAACAACTACTTGAGTAAATAGGATGAGAGTTCCCATGCTTTCCTTGAGCTACCCACCATAATTAATATTATGTGAGTTCTAATTACCTTTTTGAAAAAGTTTAAAGAAGTATACTATTGTTTTATTGAACAAACCCTTATTTGTATCTATCTTCATCTTCTTTCTAAGAAACTCTTTATTGTAAAGCATTGTATCTATCTTTATCACCTTAGTAGATGGGACGGTAAAACAATAAATAAGCCTCAAGCTACAAAATGTCGAGAGGGGGGTGCTAGAGATCAAGCTGGAGTGCTTTCCTCTTACTCAATAGTTAATGCATATACACCAATTCTGTCAATTAGAAGATGCATAATTGGAACAAATGTTTAGCCTGCTGTTATTTATATATAACATCCTATGTATTCTTATAAGGACTTAATTTTCACAAATGAGGAAAAGCATTCCATCAGAATTTTAATATATTGCAGATATGCAATAACTTGAGTTTGAAAAGCAAAGGCTTGGTAACATGCGCAATTCATATACAATAGCAGTCCCCAAGCCAATGAAAATAGtactgcaaaaaaaaaaatatccaGCTTCCAAACTTGGTAAGGATAAAAATTATGGCAAAACATTCGACACACATAGAGGATAGCATAGCATATTGTCTCATGAAACATAAACTTAGCATACTATATACATAAGACAACACCAAAAAGGACCCTATCCAAACTGTAGCTACTGCCCAGCCCTTCTAATTTCAGTTTGAAACTCAATCCTATAGTCATCAGCCACTGTCAAAGTGAATTCCACCTCATCATCCTTTCCCAATTGGTTTTCCTGCACAAATGCACGCCATCCTTTTTCAAACCTTGCTTTCTTGAAGACTCCCTCTTGACTAAACCGAGTCACATACTGAACTTGAAATTGTTTACGCACACCAGGTACTTGTATGTGAACCAACCTCCCATTCAAGCCAAGAAACGTCTTCGCAAATTCAATTGGAATATTCTAGTAAATAACACAAGATACATTTTATACATGTCAATAactatttgaaaaataatttacataatcAATAAAGTTTTCAACATAATTCGTAAATGGCTAGTTTACCACTTTGTATTTCCAATCAGCGGTGTTCATCACAGACACAAAGTTTGACTGAGTAGGAAGGGGTTCTGCATCAGGATTACTGTTGTGCTCTATAAAAAACAtggaatttaataataataaagagaaaaacaaagcaagttcttattattttattggttgcatgaaagaaataaaaaaaaaaaaactcataatgcGAAAGTCAGCACATTCACCTATTACATCATCATCATCTGAAGATATTTGAATTACTTCAATGGTGGAAatccataatcaatctcaactcctTTTTTATCGAACATTAACATCTCAACTCCGTGTAATCGATGATGTAAAATATGATACGTAACTTGCTTTCAACTTGTAGTATTTGATAAGTTCATCAACACCATCTCAGAAATATAAATTCCCATCTTTCTCATCCACTACAACCGCAACCTGCCATGAGTGACCTTCCAAACCTTTGACAAAAAGTGTTATGGTATCAAAATTTAAATCGCCCAGCAGATGAGTAACATGATTTGGAATCCTCTGTATATGTCGAAAAAAATGGATGAGAAACAAATATCATATCAGCATCAGTAAATTATCACttatttctattttatattgactaaagaaaaaaaaattagataaaaggATATAAAGAGCTTACGATCCTGCTAGTGTTGCGTTCAACAATGAAATAGAACCTATCCTTTTCTCCCATGGTGCTCTTAAGAGAGGATTCTTTCTCTTTCAGTTAAAAATGAACGAGGACGTCGACcgtttattaatgtttgaaaGGAAAGATCTCACCATTTTCGATTCTCTCTCTCAATCTCTACGTTAGGTAGATCTTTGAACGTTTATTATTGTTTGAAGGGAACTTAATGGCAGTCAACAAACCCCCTCAACACTCATCTGGATATTAATTGCCCATTTAATAAACGGAAATGTAGTGGGAATAGTaatattaaaaaggaaaaaaaatatgacACAGGGAGGGTTCGAACCCTTGACCATGCTGGGAAGCATGCACCAGTGCCAATCGGGCTATTAGCCCTCATCCAATAATTTCTTCAATGGAAATGACTTTATCTTGTTAAGGTGtgttttaaaggaaaaaaaaaaaatctgacacTGGGAGGGTTCGAACCCTTAACCATGCTGGGAAGCATGCGCCAGTGCCAGTCGGGCTATTAGCCCTCATCCGATAATCTTTTGTATGAaaaatatatacacacacacaagagttattaaaaaataaacacatatattgatttatatatttctatatctctctctccacatgtttatctctctctccctttatttatctttatatatgtgataatcttaatatctctgcctataactctttttatttctatcattctctaaatatctttgactATCTCACTCTATATTTATCTTGTTAAGGTGTGTTTTAAAAGGGAAAAAAAGAATCGACCTGGGAGGGTTCAACCCTTAACCATCTTTGGGAAGCATGCGCTGCTCGGGCTATTAGCCCTCATCCAATAATCTTTtgtatgaaaaatatatatacacacacaagagttattaaaaaataaacacatatattgatttatatatttctatatctctctctccacatgtttatctctctctccctttatttatttttatatatgtgataatcttaatatctctttataactctttttatttctatcattctctaaatatctttgactatcttcctctatatttaaattaaaaacaatgatTTAATGATGATAATGGTAACAATATTGTACACATGGTGATTATAGCAGTGGTGTTGATTTAATTATTGATGGTCGTATTGGTGAttattctaatagtagtgaagtggtgttaataatataattcaatcattttttatgaCTTATTAGCATTTGATTTTCTTCACCTATCACAAAAGAAACAATAATATTTCGCACTTCAAACTTGATTTTTTTACAACTGTAATTCCTTGCAATATCGTGTGATCTTGGTAAAACAATGGCACCAAGATTTGTTTACCATTTTCCCTCCCAATATTCCCTCCAttcatgtggagggtgagttagACAATTTACATCCATTTGTGCCATTTGTGACATTTTTTTTTGCGCCAAAAAACATTTCCTTTTAATTAATAGAGAGCTACCATATCAACAAAATTAAAAAGGATATTTCATTGTTTTTAACAAAATAACACGCTTAAACTGCTCAATAATAATCCGAAAGAAAAAAACCATTGGCACTGGATATCAATGCAAGTTTAAAACAATATCCATCAAATGAaccattaaaatttgaaatagtaacaatttaaatataatgaCCCATGCGGATGACAGAAATGAAGAAGCTTGATTTTTCCATAACTGATTGGATGAAGGTGCACTCATCGCCTTTCTCTAGTCCATAGAATCTAACAAACCGAACCCATCCCTTTGCAATTCTTGCTTTCAGTTTTGGCTTCTTTCCACGTCTGGATGTCTCCTCTGTACAAACATACCCAAGTTTAAATGGCATGGGATGATCTAATCTTCATCCAGGTTTAGGCAACTTCCACACAATGATTGTGGTTCTGTCTCGTCCAATAAATTGCACAGCTTCAAGTGCAGGGATATCCTTTCCAAATAAAGTTGACACCATtagaagtaataaaaaaaaaatccaattgaaATTGTGTATACAGAAAATTAATGTACTACAAATGATAGTAAAGCATACCACTTTATATTTCCAATCGTAATTCTTGCAAACAAATTTAAATGACCATTGAGAAGGATTGACATGGTTCTGTGATACCAAATGATCTACACGGTAGTATAAATCATTTAAGCAATTGCGTATCAATTCATTCTCATGAACATCTACATGGCAGtacaaataattaaacaattgcgtAACAATTCATTCTTATGAATAGCATATAATTTGGtaagaaaaaaattgaaatttctcacCTGTATTTAGATTTGCATGCATTGTATTTTGATAAACATTGGTTAGCCCTATGTTATGCTCTTGCGTCCTCTTAGGGTAGTAAATCTCTCTACCACCAGAATTGATTATGACCACTTTAAATTCATATGGAGGATTGAAAGTGAAGATCAATTTGTAGTTCAGTTCTACTTTGTGGTAATCCATGAATTCTGATAATCCCTTGTCAATTATAGATACTCCTAGTCCTGCTTTGACTAGCACTTCCCAGGTTTCATTTGATGGTGTGCGCAAATGAAATGTCGCTTGAAATTGTTCCATTCTCTCTCTTAAAAACCTTGACGGGATTAACTTGGAAGAACACAAACACAAAACAGATGATAGATGATAGATGAAAGAGGTACGTGAATCATACATAACAGATGATAGATGAAGGTTTCACTTACCATGGATTGGAATTTGATTACATCCTCAGTTATACGAACCTCAAATGTGTCTGACATTATTGCTTCGATTGATAGGATAAAGATTTGAGAGAGGAGGGTATGATACTCGTTTGTCAGCTAACAACTACGGATAGATATGTGAATCAGATGTGTTTTTGGGTGGTAGATATGTTTTAGGGTGATACTTGAATAATGAGCATGGGAAAGGGATGAGCATGCCATTGAAAATTGGAGATGGCAATTACTTTTGACGGCTCAAAGATCTTTATTGGTCAAACAGATATGTCCAACATTGTCATTGGAAATATGCAATGGAATTAATAACCCCTTCTTGTTGAATATGAATGGCTCACACTAAGTAAATGTTGGCGTTAAGGgcaatttttttttgaatcaataTGGGTCGGTTTGGTttctgaagaaaaaaaaaaacttgtgttCAATTCAGATCGAACCAATACACATAAATTCGAATGCTCCGCCCAATTATGCATTTAATTAtgtcattttttaattaaatgttaatattatGTTTGTAACAAAATTacttttatataaatttgaaatttaaaagttaagtaattaccatattaaattttatattaaattttataataataactcTATATATTAAAGtatagtagtggtggtggtgatggtgtgatggtggtagtggtggtggtggtgttagaGTTATATGCTATAAGTTATATAATATGCTATGTTATACTATTTTAAGTaaagttatattatataaaattaaaatataaatttaagtaaaataaatagaatattaAAATTGATAGCAGTGGTgtaatggtggtggtggtaggggtggtggtggtgctggtggagTGGTGAtgttggagtggtggtggtggtggtggtggtgtaatAGCGGTGGCagtggtggtggagtggtgggggtggtggtggtgatggagtagtaggggtggtgatagggtgttggtggtggtggtattggtggaggtggtagtgatagggtgatggtggtggtggagtggtgggggtagtggtggtgctggtggagtggtgggggttgtggtggtggtgctggtggtagtggagtgatagtggaagtggtggtggtgttggAGTTATATGCTATAAGTTATATAATATGCTATGTTATACTATTTTAAGTaaagttatattatataaaattgaaatataaatttaactaaaataaatagaatattaaaattgatattaaaattgaTTGCAGTGGtgtaatggtggtggtggtggtggtggagtggtgATGTTGGAGTCGTGGTGGTGGTGTAATAGTGGTGGCagtggtggtggagtggtgggggtggtggtggcgatggagtagtaggggtggtgatagggtattggtggtggagtggtgggggtagtggtggtgctggtggagtggtgggggttgtggtggtggtgctggtggtagtggagtgatagtggaagtggtggtggtgttggAGTTATATGTTATAAGTTATATAATATGCTATGTTATACTATTTTAAGTaaagttatattatataaaattgaaatataaatttaactaaaataaatagaatattaaaattgatattaaaattgaTTGCAGTGGtgtaatggtggtggtggtggtggtgctggtggagTGGTGATGTTGGAGTCGTGGTGGTGGTGTAATAGTGGTGGCagtggtggtggagtggtgggggtggtggtggcgatggagtagtaggggtggtgatagggtattggtggtggtggtattggtggaggtggtagtgatagggtgatggtggtggtggagtggtgggggtagtggtggcgatggagtagtaggggtggtgatagggtattggtggtggtggtattggtggaggtggtagtgatagggtaatggtggtggtggccccaccaccactacccccaccactccaccaccaccattggagtggtgggggtagtggtggtgggggttgtggtggtggtggcccccccaccaccaccaccaccaccaccatcactccactaccgccaccaccaccaccaccactttgccactactaccaccactatcactctactactaccaccaccactactactatcactctaccaccactccatcaccaccaccaccaccaccacctctgttCCCACCACTATCacagtaccaccaccaccaccacccaccaccaccactatcactccaccactgccaccaccaccactatcactctaccaccaccaccaccaccactctaccactactaccaccactatcactctactactaccaccaccatcactctactactaccaccaccactactactatcactctaccaccactccatcaccaccaccaccaccaccacctctgttCCCACCACTAtcacactaccaccaccaccaccacccaccaccaccactatcactccaccactgccaccaccaccactatcactctaccaccaccaccaccaccaccaccaccaccaccaccaccaccaccaccactctaccactactaccaccactatcactctactactaccaccaccatcactctactactaccaccaccactactactatcactctaccaccactccatcaccaccaccaccaccaccaccactgttGCCACCACTATCACactaacaccaccaccaccaccaccaccactccatcaccaccaccattATCATtataccaccactatcactccaccaccactaccactctaccaccaccactatcactccaccatCGCCACCGCCACTATCGCTctaccaccaccatcaccaccactaccaccatcacttcaccactaccaccaccaccaccaccaccaccactatcacacCACAACTATCACTGCACCATTACTACCACtctatcaccaccaccaccaccaataccctatcaccaccaccaccacctccgttGCTGCCACTATCACACTACCACCACTACTTCAACAACACCACTCCACCACCGCCGCTATCACTCCTCCaccactattaaataatttaatatatattcttaaattgatatatataatttatatattgaaatttatatcatatttcaatattttatatattgaaaaaatataaatataactagTTTAACCGTCACCTTACCCACACTAATCTAGCACCTCCATCATTATCACTCCACCACCACTATTAAATTTCAAACCAATTTTAATATGACAATTACTTTAATATCAATATTTattgttataatatttaatttcatttttgaaatgCTATTTACTTCACtcaaattaatatatatcaaatttatatcatatttcaagttaaaaaaaataaatataacttatagTATAACTTAACATTAAAAATCAATATCTCTTATCTTATAACAAACATATTATATGTCATAACTTATAGTGTATAATATCTCTATATTTGCATATTTCCCATAGCATTAAATCAAAGATATTAATCGGATTGAATAACGCAATTCCCTTGCTTTTGGAGATAGAACCACCATAACTCATCTCTTATCTCTACTCTCTCCCTATTATCATTCTACGCTCCCTATTATCATTCTACGGTTTCTCAATTCCAACAGAGCAGATAGTATTAATTATtatatctttatttattaaaataatatttttaatttatttaaaatataaaataaaataattaaaaatttaaagaaatttggacgctacttatagtagcgtccaacttttcttaaatatttttaattatttattttttttaattttaattttttattttattaaattttaatttaattttaaattaaaaaataatatttataataaaaatattataatatataatattatatattataattttatttattaaaataatatttatattttatttaaaatataaaataaaataattaaaaaaaaggttggacgctactataggtagcgtccaacctttaaatttttttttaatttattttttattatttaaaggaaagctagcgtccagctttcctttaaaaattttgatgcggacgctattataaatagcgtccgaaccttaaaaacgctattataatTAGCGTCCCGCACTCATCTCGTCCAGCTCAGCGTAACTCACCCCTTTTTGGTAATTATCTTCAAACGCACCTTTTTTTGGTATTATTTTGTTTTCGATTACACATTTTTTGTCAAAAGCCCCTTATTTCGGCCTTGTGTGTTTTCTTTGTTTGGCTAAGGGACAATAGGGTTATTTTAGTTGGATGTGATGGGTTTTTAAACTATCTTTCATAAGACAATATGCTctgttttcctttgttttttaatGTCAATGTCAAACATTATAAATAACCATTGTTGTCACTTCTAatgttcttccttttcttttataaCCAGATAATCCTTGCTTATGTTAGTAAAGCATAATAATTGAAAAACTATAATTTTTCTACTTGTTTGCTATAAAGCACTAAGAGCACCATCTGCTTATCGGGCATTTTATCAGCATTTCTTTATCTAATTTGAAAGTGGTGTTAAATATCTCTTGAAGCAAAGATTGTAGAAGAATATTGAACTAAAGCCTAGCATAAAAGGCACATAAAACAACAACCATAACCAGGTAAACCACCATAATTTTAAAACAACCCAATAAAGCACACCAAATGCAACCAATAATAACAGAGACTCGACCAAATTTGAAGAAGCAAGTACACACCAACAAGCTGACAGGATGAGAAAAGCAAACAAGTGGATGACAAACAACCTAAGGACACTGGacaaaaaatagataaaacaatCTCATAACCATAGAATGAATAAGCCAACACAatcaacaaaataatttttcgTGATCTGCTTTCTCATAAGCATAATCATTAAAATAGAATCAAGATATCCACCACAATGAATGTCCATTGCATGTCTATCATGCATGCACGTTAAACTAAGCTAAGAACCCTATATGAGAGCTACTTTACTCCAGCCACCAACATGTCTTATTAAGTCTCACGTTAAACAATGAAACATTCATTCCCAGTAAAAGTCTCCATGTT carries:
- the LOC110670321 gene encoding protein FAR-RED IMPAIRED RESPONSE 1-like yields the protein MAGLSQGRPYRRQLFDEIFDFSEDDSLFTEDVEEDESAGDQDMNEGVAIKEGKQLVRNHQKDKLSAKINAILRENGMWQISKVISSHNHELEPSMSRLMVAHRSLNMDMKRRLEANDIAGIRPAKSIRLLEVQAGGLENLSCLSKDCRNFIERKRRLRLGDGDAEAIHKLFVRMQRNDPEFFYSFDLDDDSRLSNVLWVHPRSRAAYEEFNDVVSFDTTYLVNRYKLPFATIVGVNHHGQSILLGCALISHEDVNTFKWLFMTWLEAMEDVHPNSILTYQCESMRKAIREVMPNTRHRFCLWHILCKVPEKFKGVTDYDSACLEFKAVIYDSLTIEMFERNWNEFVVKYGLERNEWLSKLYVDREYWVPIYLNHTFWAGMVSTQRSESMHAYFDGYVNSMSTLKQFVEQYEIAMCDKNEKEFYADFKSKNTVVNCISVFKWEQQFQKAFTNSIFKLVQEEIKRMWYCHVIQPTEEGRREADNEPGIERHKIMEKSIINNWFRREFVYDVEYRENGQYFSCNYKKFESKGILCCHIMRLMSLKDIKFINERYLLRRWRKDVNRVHSKKFFHGGYPHMTEEFEKYREMERLFQEASDLAYDDNKIKFVKQRLAELKRDLLSWNDGMIAPTSNAQVTIDTNNVDENEENERVILNPHVTRSRGRPRINRHRSVREITQRANSGRNRKRWKAA